AAACTTGACCTCTCAGCTCGCGTATCAAGGATTGAAGGGGCTCAAGAGGAAATAAAAAGGGAACTAGACAGGCTTTTTGAAAGAAAGCCTCTTTCTATTTAATGCAAAATTTAGCGATCATTGGTCTTCAATGGGGGGATGAGGGAAAAGGGAAAATTATTGATTGCTTGGCAAGGGATTATGACTATATTGTCCGCTTTCAGGGTGGAAACAATGCAGGTCATACGGTCTTTGTTTCCAATAAAGAATTTATCTTCCATCTCATTCCATCTGGATGCCTTTACAAAGATAAGCATTGCGTGATTGGAAATGGGGTTGCGGTAAATCCAGCCATATTGTTGGATGAGATAGAAAATTTAGAGAGGGAGGGGATTGAACTAAATCTCCATATAAGCTACAGGTGCCATCTCATTATGCCATACCATATTGCCATAGATGAAATAAGGGAGAAAACACAAAAAATAGGGACAACCAAGCGAGGGATTGGCCCCTGCTATACAGACAAAGTAGCAAGATGCGGTATTGTTATAGCTGATATGCTTGATAGAAATGTATTTAAAGAAAAGGTTAGAGAAAACCTTAATCAAAAATCCCTTGATTCTCTATTTAATCCAGATAAAATTGTAGATGAATATCTTGCTTATTTTGATAAAATAAAAGAGCTTGTCTGTGATACAAGGGTTCTTTTAGAAAATGCCATTTTGAAAAGAAAATCCATATTATTTGAGGGAGCACAAGGAACCCTTCTGGACATTGATTTTGGAACATATCCATATGTAACATCAACCAACTCTACAATCGGAGGGATAGGAACCGGAACAGGGATTTCGCCAAGGTATATAGAAAATGTCATTGGTGTGATGAAGGCATATTCCACAAGGGTTGGAGAAGGTCCATTTCCCACAGAAATAAAGGAAGACCTGGGTGAATCCTTAAGAGAAAAAGGAGGGGAATATGGTGCGACAACCGGAAGACCAAGGAGGTGTGGATGGCTTGATTTACCAGCAATCAGGTATTCCTGCAAAATAAATGGGATAACCAGCATTGCCATAACAAAGCTTGATGTTTTGGATTGCCTTTCTAAAATAATGGTTTGCACAAAATATAAGATAAAGGGTAAAATTTATGGGGAAATTCCTCAGGGAATTACAAGCTGGGATGAGATTGAGCCAATATACGAAGAATTTCCTGGATGG
This genomic window from bacterium contains:
- a CDS encoding adenylosuccinate synthase — its product is MQNLAIIGLQWGDEGKGKIIDCLARDYDYIVRFQGGNNAGHTVFVSNKEFIFHLIPSGCLYKDKHCVIGNGVAVNPAILLDEIENLEREGIELNLHISYRCHLIMPYHIAIDEIREKTQKIGTTKRGIGPCYTDKVARCGIVIADMLDRNVFKEKVRENLNQKSLDSLFNPDKIVDEYLAYFDKIKELVCDTRVLLENAILKRKSILFEGAQGTLLDIDFGTYPYVTSTNSTIGGIGTGTGISPRYIENVIGVMKAYSTRVGEGPFPTEIKEDLGESLREKGGEYGATTGRPRRCGWLDLPAIRYSCKINGITSIAITKLDVLDCLSKIMVCTKYKIKGKIYGEIPQGITSWDEIEPIYEEFPGWEMDIGNIKEYDNLPKEARNYIEMIKDALSIPISLVSVGKERSQNIEVR